The sequence below is a genomic window from Atribacterota bacterium.
GTCCCTCGGGAACAGAACCCCTGGTGCGTCTCTTTGCCGAATCGAAAGACCGCCTGCGAGCTGAAGAATTGGTGCAGGAGTACCGCCGTTACATCGAAGAATTATAAAAGAAAAACCTTGAAGGAGTTTCTCCTTCAAGGTTTTTCTTCCACGTACTCGAGGTAATAGAAATTCTCCTTCTTTTCTCTTCCAATCGTCGTTTCTGGACCATGCCCCGGGTACACCAGGGTTTCATCGGAAAACTGTTCAAAAATTAGCATCAGAGAAGCCACAAGGTCGCGGAACGACCCCCCGGGTAGATCCATCCGGCCCACGGATCCGGCAAAAAGAGTGTCACCACTAAAAAGCCATTGCCGCTTCGGCAAAAAAAGGCTCATACTCCCCGGCGTATGTCCAGGAGTCGCAACGAAAACCACCTCTTCTCCAAAAATCGCCATCGAATACCGCTC
It includes:
- a CDS encoding MBL fold metallo-hydrolase; the protein is AFLTNTYLLVLGKEAILIDPAVPSQEICDTIKREGLYLRYIVNTHGHIDHIGGNTFFKECFPEARLLVHERDSLYLQNPSLNLSVELGKSFVSPSPDFLIRGLERYSMAIFGEEVVFVATPGHTPGSMSLFLPKRQWLFSGDTLFAGSVGRMDLPGGSFRDLVASLMLIFEQFSDETLVYPGHGPETTIGREKKENFYYLEYVEEKP